The genome window AAGCGCGACCCCGACCTGGAAGTTATCGGCGAGGCCTCCAACCCTTACGCCGCGCGCGATATCATGGTGGAAAATCGCCCCGATGTGATCACCCTGGATGTGGAAATGCCGAAAATGGACGGAGTAACCTTTTTGAAGCATTACATGCCGGTCATGCCGATACCAACGCTCATGATCAGCTCCCTGACGCAACAAGGACAACGCATCACCCTGGACGCGCTGGAATCCGGAGCTGTAGACTTCATACCCAAACCGCAAGTCGGCGTAGTCGACGAACTGCCGAAACTGCAGGACGAAATCAACCGGCGCATCAAGGCCGCGGCTCAAATCAGCGTCGCCCACCTCAAACGCGAAAACCGCCGCGAAGTTCGTGCCGTTACCAACCTGGGAAACACCACGGACCGCGTTATCGCCATCGGATCTTCCACCGGCGGCGTCGAAGCCTTGACGCGCATCCTGCCTGCCTTCCCTGCCGACGCGCCCGGCATCGTCATCGTTCAACATATGCCGGGCGGATTTACCCACAGCTTTGCCGAACGGCTGAACGAACTATGCAGAATGCAGGTGAAGGAGGCCGAAGAAGGCGACCGTGTGCAACCTGGTCGTATATTGCTGGCTCCCGGCGGCCTAAAGCATATGACCGTGATACGCTCAGGAGGACAGTACCGCATCACGTTGATAGATGGCGACCCGGTCAATTACAGCCGCCCTTCGGTTGATGTGCTGCTTAACAGCGTCGCACGCGCTGCCGGCGTTAATGTCGCAGCCGCGATACTGACCGGCATGGGCAAGGACGGCGCCGAAGGCCTGCTGGCGATACGTCAGGCAGGCGGGCGCACGCTGGCGCAGGACGAAGAAACTTGCGTAGTGTTCGGCATGCCGAGCGTGGCCTGGGCGATGGGAGGCGCCGAAAGTTTGGCTCCATTGGAAAACATACCCGCACTGCTGGTCAACGCCCTGCAACGCAGGGATAATTAACCACATATTTAGTCTGGAGAATAACCGTGTCGGAAATCGAACAGTCCAAAAAAACGCGCGGCGCCGATGAAGAAGAGAACACCATACTGGTTTTTCATGACGAAGACAGTATTGAGGACATGTACCTCACTTTCGGCGTCTCGGGGGAAGAGTACGGTATCGGCATCAGTTATGTTACCGAAGTGGTCGGCATCCAGCGCATCATGGAAGTGCCGGATGTGCCTCACTTCATCAAGGGCGTCATCAATCTGCGCGGCAAGGTTATCCCGGTAATGGATGTACGTCTGCGTTTTAATATGGAAGCCGTCGAGTACAACGAGCGAACCGTTATTATCGTATTGGATATCAATAATGTACTGGTAGGCCTGGTAGTCGATTACGTCAGCGAAGTATTGGAAATACCGGCTGCCGATGTCGAAAAACCCGCGCAACTCAAGGGGACTCACAATGAGAACAGCGTCATCAGGGGTTATGGTAAGCGTGACGAGCAAGTGGTCATGTTGCTGAACATAGAGCGGCTGGTATCAGATCACGATATCGATCTTGGATGCATAGTCAAAGAAAACCAACAGAACAAATGATCCTATAACCTTACGCAAAGGGTGAAAATTATGTTTCGTGATACGAAAATGGGTATGCGCTTATCCCTGAGTTTTGGCTTCATACTTATTTTGATGGCCTCAATCGCTTGGTTCGGTACGGCGCGCTTGGGCGAACTCAATGAATCTATTAAGCTGATAAGCGGTGACCGCTATCCGAAAACGGTACTCGCGAACGATATCATCAAACAGGTCAACATTGTTGCGCGCGCAATGCGTAACGCGTTGTTGCTAACAGATAAGGAACTGGCAGCTAAGGAACTGGATCGCGTAGAGGAAGTACGCAAGGCGATTAATGATGATATGGCCAGACTGGAAAAAACGATCACTACAGATCAAGGCAAGGCGACGCTGGCTGCTGTGAAGGATGCCCGATCCAAGTATTTGCTTGTGCAGGACAACTTCATACGCATAATGAAGAGCGGTCAGAACAAGGAAGCCTCCGTTTATCTGATGGACGAAGTGCGTCCTCTCTTTACACCCTACATGGATGCCATCACCAACCTGATCAACATTCAAAGCGAATTGGTGGAGAAAGCCGGCCAGGAAGCGCAGGCCAATTATCAATCGGCATGGCAGTTGATGTTGCTGCTGACATGCCTGGCGCTTGTGTTGAGCGGCATCGTTACGTTCTGGGTCACGCGCAGCATTACTCGCCCGCTGAAAGAAGCAGTTGATGCGGCGGACAAGATCGCCGTAGGCGATCTCTCCTTCAAGCTACAGGTTGATCGGAATGACGAAACCGGCCAAATGCTCAAGGCAATTGTAACCGCGCAGAATGCGGTAAAGGCCATGATTGCAGACGCTGTCCTGCTGGCTAATGCCGCAGTGGAAGGAAAGCTGGCGACCCGGGCCGATGAAAGTAAACATCAGGGTGAATATCGCAAGATCGTGCAAGGCGTCAACAACACGCTGGACGCAGTGATCGGGCCGTTGAACGTCGCGGCCGACTATGTCGATCGTATTTCCAACGGCGATATCCCGCCAAAGATTACCGACAAATATAACGGCGATTTCAACGCCATCAAGAATAATCTGAACAAAGCCATCGACGCGGTCAATGCCCTGGTGGCAGACGCCAACCTGCTCTCGGTTGCTGCCGTACAGGGTAAACTGGCGACGCGCGCCGACGCCGGCAAGCATCAGGGCGATTTTGCCAAAATCGTGCAGGGCGTCAACGACACGCTGGACGCGGTCATCGGACCATTGAACGTCGCGGCCCATTATGTGGACCGTATCTCCATCGGCGATACTCCACCAAAGATTACCGATACCTACAACGGCGATTTCAATACCCTTAAAAACAACCTGAATATCTGTATCGACGCCATAAATCAGCAAGTCGCGGCCGCTCAGGGCATTGCCGCAGGCGATTTGTCGGTCAAGGTCACGGTACGTTCGGAGAAGGACGAACTGGCCAAGAGCCTGATTCACGTGACCGATGTACTGGGTAATTTGCAAAAAGAGATGGGACGCTTGACCGATGCGTCCAATAAAGGGCAACTGTCCGAGCGCGCCAAGCCGGAACGGTTCGAAGGCGCATATGCCGAAGTATTGCGCGGCACCAACGAAATGCTGGATGCAATATTGCTGCCGATCGGCGAAGGCAACCGCATCCTGTCGCTGATCCGAGGCGGCAATCTGCGTGAAAAAGTCGAGATCATCTGTCACGGCGATCACCAGAAAATGAAGGAAGCCGTCAATGGCGTTCATGGCTGGTTAAGCGAGCTTATCAGGTACATTACCGGCATCGCCAATGGCGATCTGAGCGTGGAAATGGGCAAAGCCTCGAACGACGATCAGATACACGAGTATCTGCTGCTGGTCAAAAACAACATCAATGCGCTGGTGAATGACGCCAACCGATTGTCAGTGGCGGCGGTCGAGGGCAAGTTGGCGACGCGCGCCGACGCCGGCAAGCATCAGGGCGATTTCCGCAAGATCGTGCAGGGCGTCAACGACACGCTGGACGCGGTTATCGGGCCGTTGAATGTCGCAGCAGGCTACGTGGATCGCATCTCCAACGGCGATATCCCGCCTAAGATTACCGACAACTACAATGGCGATTTCAACCTGATCAAGAACAACCTGAACAAAGCCATTGACGCGGTGAATACGCTGGTTGCCGACGCCAATACCTTGTCGGCAGCAGCGGTCGCCGGCAAACTGGAGACGCGCGCCGATGCAAGCAAGCACCAGGGCGACTTCCGCAAGATCGTACAGGGCGTCAACGACACGCTGGACGCGGTTATCGGGCCGTTGAATGTCGCAGCAGGCTACGTGGATCGCATCTCCAACGGCGATATCCCGCCTAAGATTACCGACAACTACAACGGCGATTTCAACCTGATCAAGAATAACCTGAACAAGGCCATTGACGCGGTGAATACGCTGGCTGCCGACGCCAACACGCTGGCGGCGGCAGCGGTCGCCGGCAAACTGGCGACGCGCGCCGATGCGAGCAAGCATCAGGGCGACTTCCGCAAGATCGTACAGGGCGTCAACGACACGCTGGACGCGGTTATCGGGCCGTTGAATGTCGCAGCAGGCTACGTGGACCGTATTTCCAACGGCGATATTCCGCCGAAGATCACCGACAGTTACAACGGCGATTTCAACCTGATCAAGAACAACCTGAACAAGGCCATTGACGCGGTGAATACGCTGGTCGCCGACGCCAATACGCTGGCGGCGGCGGCGGTTGCCGGCAATCTGGCGACGCGCGCCGACGCCGGCAAGCATCAGGGCGACTTCCGCAAGATCGTGCAGGGCGTCAACGACACGCTGGACGCGGTTATCGGGCCGTTGAATGTCGCCGCAGGCTACGTGGACCGTATTTCCAACGGCGATATTCCGCAGAAGATCACCGACAGTTACAACGGTGACTTCAACCTGATCAAGAACAACCTGAACAAGGCCATCGACGCCGTCAACGCACTGGTGGCCGATGCGAACGCCTTGTCGGCGGCGGCAGTCGCGGGCAAACTGGCGACACGCGCCGATGCGAGCAAACATCAGGGAGACTTCCGCAAAATCGTGCAGGGTGTCAACGACACGCTGGATTCCGTCATCGGCCCGGTCAACAATCTGGCGGCGGCCATTGCGGAACTGGGCAACAACAATCTCAGCGCCGAACTGAAAGGCGAATACCGCGGCGACTTCCTGGAGGTCAAAAACTCCTACGAAACGGCCATGGTTCGCCTCAACAATACCTTGCACCAGATCGTCGACGCGGTCGAAGGCGTAGGGCAATCTTCAGAACAGCTCAATGTGGCTTCGCAAAATATGGCGGCAACCTCGGAAGAGCAATCCTCCTCGGTAGAAGAAGTCACATCCAGCCTGGAACAAACCGACAGCCAGGTCAAAGCCAATACCGACAACGCCAACATGGCCAACCAACTGGTAACCGGCACCGCCCAGGCCGCCAACGAAGGCCAGGCGCGCATGGAAGACATGGTGCAGGCGATGACGGCGATCGACGCCTCGTCGCAGAATATCGCCAAGATCATCAAGGTCATCGACGAAATTGCCTTCCAGACCAATCTGCTCGCGCTCAACGCCGCAGTCGAAGCGGCGCGCGCCGGACAGCACGGACGCGGATTCGCCGTAGTCGCGCAAGAAGTGCGCAATTTGGCGGGACGCAGCGCCAAGGCCGCGCGCGAAACCGCAGAAATGATAGAAAACTCCGGCAAGCGCGTCACCGAAGGCGTTGCGATCACGCAAAAAACACGCGAAGCGCTGGGCCAAATCGTCGGCAATGTCGTCAAGGTAAAAGATCTCGTTGCAGAAATCGCTACCGCAAGCGTTGAACAGTCACACGGCGTCACACAAATCAATGTAGCAATGAATCAGGTTGCAAAAGCCGCCCAGGAAGGCAGCTCGCAAGCCGCCGAGCTGGCTGCTGCGGCCAATCAGCTTAGAGATCAGTCGAACCTGATGCGCAACGAAGTACGAAGCTTTACCTTGCGCAACACGCAAAAAACCGGCGCTTCGACTGTTCACAATCTGGAAAAGCTATCGCCGGAAATGCTGCATCAAATGGGCCTGGGCGACAATAAGCAGGCTGTCTATGCACCTGCTTCGGCAACACAGCACAGCGCCGGACACAAGAAAAGCGCGCCAAAATTGACGCTGCCGCTGGATGCCGATGAGCGTGGATTTGGCGATTTTTAACTCTATGGACTGGAAGGCAAGAATGATATTTTTGATTTGTCGCTCTGGTACAGAAAACCGGAACCCAGACGCCATGGATAGCCTCGGAGCAATATTTTAGGGGCGGGCTTCCCCCGTCCGGCTGGATACCGGCAATAAATGCCGGTATGACGGCTTATTAACGCAGGCACATTGCCTGCTAAACGAATTTCAAAGTAGTAACATGGCAACAACAAACAGGTTACAAAAAATGGCTACACACAAAGTAATGGTGGTTGATGACTCAGTCATGATGCGCACCGTCATCCGCGGATTTATGCGTAACATGCCGGAATTTGATATCGTCGCTTATGCCGAAAACGGCAAGAAGGCGCTCGAAGAGCTGGATAAACATAAGGATCTCGAACTGATCCTGCTGGATATCGAAATGCCTGAAATGGATGGCTTGACATTTTTGCGTCACGCCAAACTCAAAAGCAGGGCAAAGGTTATTATTTTGTCTTCCGTCGCCGTAAGCGGTTCGCCTCATGCCGCTAAAGCGCGCGAATTGGGCGCAAACGCAATAGTCACCAAACCGTCGGGGGCTGTTTCCATGGATCTGGTGGATAAACGCGGCGCCGAATTGACGCAAACCATGCGTAAACTGGTGGGGTTGCCCGTATAACATCTGAAAACAATCATCGTAACTATTCAGCGCCCTTTGACTTTTGACCGGTGCCGTTAAGTTAAGTCGTTCGTGGGCGTAGCGCCGCGAATGCGGCTGGAGAGCCTGTCGAACCATGAACGAATTAACTATCAAGACCGCAGGATTTCGAAGGATTTTCCATTCATCCTTCGACAAGCTCAGGACGAACGGAAAATCGGATACTGAATAGTTACCAATCATCTAGAGGTCAGTGATGTCGGAAGAACTGGATGAAGTGTGGGGTCTCTTTGCAGCAGAAGGCAACAGCTCGCTTGATGAAGTAGAAGAGCGTCTGTTGCATTTGCGGGACCATATAGGCGATGCCGACTCTATTGCCGCGCTATTCCGCGCCATGCACACCTTTAAAGGCAATGCGCGCGTAATGGGGCTGGCCAACATCGAAGCGGTTGCGCATGCTGCGGAGGATCTGATAGGTCTGGTACGCGATGAAGGCGTAGCGCTTGACGAAGAACTTAATGATCTGATTCTCGAAACCGCGGATCATTTGCGTAAATTGCACGAACAAAGCGCCACGAGCCGCAGAGATGTCGATGCCGGGCAAAACGCGCATTTGCTGGAACGTCTGCACGCCCGATTCCGGCAGCCGCACACCGGCAGCAATTCAGCACAGGCTGCCCAGCCGTCCGAACAAGCCATGGAGTTCCCGGCGCCCCCCCCTGAGTTCGAGCCGATGATCTTTGAGCCTATTCCGGAGGAAACGAACGGAACCGGGACACAAGCACTGAGCTTTGATTGGCCGGGACTGGAACCCGCTCGGACCAACGAAGAGCCGGAATCCATTATTTTCGACGGCGGAAACATGGACGGCAGCCTGTTCAGCGATCCGGTCTACCGTGAGGTTTTTAGCGGATTAGCGCAGGATACGCTGACCAATCTGCAGACGCTGAGCGAGCAAGACCCCGATCTGCCGGAAACGATACAAAGCTTCGCCGAAGAAGTGGAAAGCCTGCGGCATGCCGCGCAACAGATCGGCCTGGATTCGTGGCAAAGGATTTTACAGAACTATCTCGATCTCCCCTACGCCGGCCCCGATGCACGAGCAGGCTTGCTGGCGAGCCTGAAAGCGCTGTTTCAACGCGACATATCGGAAGAGCCCCGGCCCCAGGGCGACCGTGAATTGACATCCGCTGTGGATTCCGTCGACAGGATTGAAGAAATGCGGCATGCAGCCGGGGACCCGGCCAGACGTTTCCTTGACAGTCTGCGCGCACCGCTGGAAATTCTGGCGCGGCGCGGACAGCACGTTTTAGGCGGTATCGCCACCACTGCGGAAGAATTCAATCACGTCGTCGGCGAAATAAGGCAAATGGCCGAAGCTGCGGGATTTGTAGGCGTTGCCGATGCGATGGAACGCCGCATGATGGACGGCAATGAGCCGGATACTTCCGAGAGTGCTGTCAATGCGCACTTTAATGAAATGGAGTACCGTCTTTATGAGGAACTCGCGGCGATCGCCGAAAGCGAGCTGCATGATCGCGAAGGTTTACAGCTGGATCCGCAAACCATACTGCGATTATGGTGCGCAGATCATGTGTTCGAATCCTTGCTGGATATCCGCGAACACCTGGAGTATCTGGGCAATCAGGATGATGTCGAAACTCATTGCGAAGGCATCAAGTCCTGTTTACGCCGCGTTTATCACGCCTGCCATCATTATCACCTGGACACGGCGGCGCATTTGATCATGTCCATAGTCGATCTGGTCGCGCGCGTGGAAACAGGCGAAATGCATGCGGATACGGTGCTGCTTTTCATCATAAAATCGTTCGTGCACGATATGGAGCTGATTCTGAATGCGGTAGAGCATGGCGAATACGCCGATCTTACGCAACTGGATCGCCTGCAGGAAGTCGCAACTGAGCTGCCGTTTATCAGCAGCGGCGCAGGCTCATCATCGCTGGTAGAGTCGCGGCTCAGTTTGCCCCGCGCATTTCACAAGGTGCTGACGCCGGAAAGCGTACATGACGCGCTCACCGATTTAAGCGCCGGTTACCGTTTTTATATCCTGCGCGCCGACCTGAACAGCGATGAAGCACTCAGCGAACGGCTGATAGCCTGGGTCAGCACCGGTAAGGCGCATTTAATCAGTAATGTAACCGTTTTCATCGAAGATTACACTCTGTTCGATTTTTTACTGTCCACGCCTTTGCAGGAAGACGAAATACGCGAAACCATTGCCCGCCTCGACTCCAGCGGAAAACTGCTGACGCTCGAAGCGGTGCTGGTCGATCGTAAACCGCATGCCAGACACATTGAATCGCTGGCCGCGGAATCCGGCGCATCCGAATCCGCCGGAGAAAGAGGAAATCAAATTGCAGCGGATCAGTCTGTAAACAGCGAAAGCACCGAGAACGTGCAAGCGCTGCGTCTTATCGGCGAACTGGTCACCGGGCAGTCGCAACTGCAACATTTACTGGCGCGCCTGCAGGAAAGCGATCTGGGCCGAGATATCGATCAGATTATCACCCAGGCATCCGGCAACTGGACCGGCTCGCGCGACAGCATACACGTCCTGCTGGCCGAACACCAGATGGCGCTCGAGCATCTGGCGCAAATCCATATCCAGAATTCCACTCTGCTCACGCAGTTGCAGGAAGAAACATTAACGCAGCGGGTGCGTTCCGCAGCACTGCTGCTGCAACCGTTGCACGCTTATGTGGGCACGCTGTCGGGCCATTCGCACCGTAATGTCGAGCTGGAAATCAGCGGTGAAGAAGAAAACCTGGATTTCAGTTTATTCGACCGGCTCAAGCCGTTGATACGCCATTTGCTGGATTTCATCATCTGGCATAGCATTGAGCTTCCCGAGCAACGCAAAGCCGTCAACAAGCCGGAACACGGGCGTATCAAACTGACGCTGAGCACCCATGAGGGACATGTCAATCTGCAACTGGAGGACGACGGCAAAGGCATAGATTTCAATGAAATTGCCGAGCGGACACAGAACAGCAAACCCACCCTCAATCTGGTTCTGAGTGAGAATTATGGTCGCATAGGCGACAACGACAACTATGAAGGCCATGATCTTGGCGCAACGCGTCTGGAATTAAGGCGTCAGGGAGGCGATTTACGCATCGCCGGCTCGCAGCTGGGCGGCTTGCGCTTCAATCTGACCTTGCCGCTGGCTACCGTTGTCCTGGACGGCATGGTGATACGCGTGGGAGAAGTCCGGTATATCGTCCCGATACAGGCGATACAGCGCATCGTAAGAGCCGGTTCCAAGGAACTGACGCAGGTTTCCGCCAATGAGGGCGATTATCTGCTGTGCATGGAAAATGAGAAAGTCCTGCCTATCCAGTTTTTACGCCGTAACGGGCATGGTCAAAACGAGGATGGAAAGGTACAACTGACCGCGCTGCTGCATAACCGTGAGAAATCATCCGCGGACGAGTTGAAGTATTTGTTTGTGGTTGTCGGCGGACATGGCCAATCGACCGCGCTTGCCGTAGACGAGTTGATCGGACAGCAGCAGGTGCTGATTCGTCCGCTGGAAGGCTATTTATCCAGCATACGCGGCGCTACCGGCTGCGCCTTGCTCGGCAGCGGCGATGTCGGCATCGTCCTGGACATGAGCCTGTTACTGGAACAGGCGACTGCAGCCATGGCGGAAGCTTGATTCCTTTTGATTTCGTAACCCTATTCAGCTAGCATCGCCTATCCTCGCAGGAGCGGGGCTTCAGCCCGCGATCGGCCTGTTGTCCCGGGCTAAAGCCCGCTCCTAAAAAGACTTTCAAAAGCACATTGCGCGTATTTTTGGTAAACGGTTCCGGCGATCTGAATTGTCGCCATGATATCATCAGATACAGCCTGGAGGTTTCGGTAGACCGGCAATCAGACACGCGGTTCTGACGGCGCTTTCGGGAAACAATCGATGCAGATAAACCGAATTGCCTTTTTCGTCTCCCATACATTTTTGCATCAATTTGACGAACATCCGTGCATTGGGTAAGTGGTTAAACTGGTCGTAATAAGCACGCAGATGATAAATGACTTCCCAATGCGCAGCTTCCAGACGGATGCCGGCCTGTTGCGCCAATGTGCCGGCGACGCTCTCGTCCCATTGCGTCGCATCCAGTAAAAACCCGCTCGCAGTGGTCTCCAGATGTTTATCGTTTACCTGCAACACCGGTCTCTTCTCTCAATGTAATTATTCAGCGTACCTGCTGGAGAGAAAGCGAGGTGAGTCAAGCGAGACCTTCTGCGCCCATGGACGGGCGCAGAGAGCTTCCATAATGAACGGACTTGCGGCGTGGTTAATATTATACCGACGCGCTTCCGCTTTTCTCGACTGGCTAGCCTCTCTTCCGACTGCTTCGGTCATGACTCAAAATCACTCACTGAATATTCACCTCGCTGTAAGCATTACAGAAATCCGTATCCATCCTCGTCAATACTCGCTTCGATAACCATCAAAACCAGGACAGACAACGCGACGCGGCGGCCGCCAGATCAACGAATGCTGCATAATCAATACACTGTAAGCTATGAGGAAGCCGCGCCTCGGTTATGCCATGCATTTCCAGCGCATCCCGCATCACTCTCCACTGCAGGTTTATTCTGGTGGCGCATTTTTCCGGATGGCGACAAACAAGCGCCCCTGCTCCCAGTATCAGGACAACATCGCCCTCCTCCGCTCGTGACAAACAGGCTTCAAGCGCTTGGGGTTGGCTCAGCAGATGTAGTGTACTCATAGTGTCAACCGGCCACCAGCACTTGCTGCCGAGCCAATAAGCGCGACAATTCGTCTTTATCGATAAAACGCACCGGAACGGGCAGGTCTGCCGCTGTGGCCCCGCGTGCGGACAAAGACTCGGTTTCCACCCAGGGCGGCGCGAGATCGTATAAATCGAACGCCGCTAGCATTTGCACGACATTGCTCCGACTATTGCGCCCTGGCAGCAGGTGCAATACACCCTCATCCATAAACACCACAGTGGCGATCTGATCGAATGCCGCCGTGGTCAGCGCCATATCCAGTAACTCGCCGGCGCGAAAGTCATCATCAGGCGCATGTCTTATTACAAAGCAGAATTGTTTTACGGCCGCCATGGCAATCAGTCATCGAAAGCAATAAAACGATCCGCCTGCAGACAGGCATCCATCCACATGCCCAAACCGCCGAGACGAAAGCCCTCCGGCAGAGATCGACCGGCAAGCGGGCCGTCCGCTTCATCGGTGTGGATCACTGCGCGCCGATAGGCCGCAGACACGCAGACAACCAGATCGATCCGCTTTTCCAGCGCCAGGCGCGACCAATCATCAGGCGCGCTTGCGCAATATACGCCGTCGTGATAGAAAAACACGCGTGCTACCTCGTGTCCGGCCCGGAGCGCCGCTTCGACAAAACGCAGGGCCGACAAGCTCGCCGGACTATCAGGCCCCGCGTTGACTTGAATTGCGAACTTCATACCCCCATATTTTTCCCGTGCCGTATCCCAAAGACAAATATTGCTAAATGTCTACACGCTCTAAACTGACTGCAACCCTGTTGATAGTCGCCCAGTTGACTCTGTACGGTCAAACAACGGCGGCAGCCGTTAACCAGTACGTATCCCGCAACGCGCCGCTCGATCTGCGCAGCAGCGACATTACCGGGCAAGCATCGCCGGTAGAAAACAGGGCTGCCGACGATAATAGCAGGGAAATGCATCTACCGGAAATCGGCGACCCTTCGGGAACCCTTTTATCGACGCACGAGGAAATCGAGCTGGGCGCCGCTTTTTTCAGAAGCCTGCACGGACAGATACACATTAACGAAGACCCCGAAACCACGGATTATATCCAGCGCATAGGCCAAAAACTGTCTGCGAACAGCGCCGACCCGGAGCATGCCTACCACTTTTTCGTGGTCATGGAACCCAACATCAATGCTTTCGCCGGCCCAGGCGGCTATATCGGTGTCAATTCCGGTTTGATATTGACCACGGAGGCTGAAAGCGAGCTGGCCTCGGTACTGGCTCACGAAATAGCTCACGTCACCCAGCGTCATCTTTATCAGGCATATCAGGCCGCGTCACGCTTGTCCTTGCCTATGGCGGCGGCAATGCTGGCGGGTATTTTGATCGGAGCAAAGACCGGCAATGCGCAGGCCGGTGAAGCCGCCATTATCGCTGCGCAGGCGGCCAACCAGCAGTTTCAGATCAACTTCACGCGAGACAATGAAGCCGAGGCCGATCGCGTGGGCATGCAAAACCTGTCGAAATCCGAGTTCGACCCGCGCGCCATGCCCGTTTTCTTCGAACGCATGCAGCAAGCAACGCGTTTCGCAGGCAATGCGCTACCTGAATTCCTGATGACTCACCCGGTTACCGTTTCGCGTATTTCAGACACACGCGGACGCGCAGAAAAATACGCCTATCGGCAATACGAAGATTCTTTTGTATATCAAATCATCAAAGCCAAATTACGGGTGCTGAGTGCGACGGACCCCTTCGAAGTGGAAAAATATTTCCGCACGACCAACAATCATGGCACGCTACAGCAGCAGGATGTGACTCGTTACGGTCTGGCATTATCCCTGCAGGCCCAAAAAAAATACGACGAGGCCCGTCCGTTACTGCAAAAACTGGTGATCCAGCATCCCGATCAACCCCATTTCGTTAACGCGCTGGCCAGACTCGAGACCGATGCGCATCGCTACCCGGAAGCCTTGAAGCATTACGATATGGCTCTGGAACGATTTCCGGAGAATCGCGGAATTGTGTTCAATTATGTAAGGCTGCTGCTGTTGATGCAAAAACCTTTGGAAGCGAGAAACCTGCTGAATGCGCACAGCGCCACGCTCGCTCCGTCCACGGAGTTCTATGAACTGCTGGCGGAATGTTACGGCGAATTACACAATGACGCGGAATCGCACCGTTATCTCGCCGAATACTATTATCTTAACGGACAAACCCATACCGCCATCAAGCAAATGAAACTGGCTCGGCAGCACGCAGGCAACAATTTCTACATCAATGCGGTGATAGACGAGCGCTTGCAGGCGCTGCA of Candidatus Methylospira mobilis contains these proteins:
- a CDS encoding chemotaxis protein CheW, whose protein sequence is MSEELDEVWGLFAAEGNSSLDEVEERLLHLRDHIGDADSIAALFRAMHTFKGNARVMGLANIEAVAHAAEDLIGLVRDEGVALDEELNDLILETADHLRKLHEQSATSRRDVDAGQNAHLLERLHARFRQPHTGSNSAQAAQPSEQAMEFPAPPPEFEPMIFEPIPEETNGTGTQALSFDWPGLEPARTNEEPESIIFDGGNMDGSLFSDPVYREVFSGLAQDTLTNLQTLSEQDPDLPETIQSFAEEVESLRHAAQQIGLDSWQRILQNYLDLPYAGPDARAGLLASLKALFQRDISEEPRPQGDRELTSAVDSVDRIEEMRHAAGDPARRFLDSLRAPLEILARRGQHVLGGIATTAEEFNHVVGEIRQMAEAAGFVGVADAMERRMMDGNEPDTSESAVNAHFNEMEYRLYEELAAIAESELHDREGLQLDPQTILRLWCADHVFESLLDIREHLEYLGNQDDVETHCEGIKSCLRRVYHACHHYHLDTAAHLIMSIVDLVARVETGEMHADTVLLFIIKSFVHDMELILNAVEHGEYADLTQLDRLQEVATELPFISSGAGSSSLVESRLSLPRAFHKVLTPESVHDALTDLSAGYRFYILRADLNSDEALSERLIAWVSTGKAHLISNVTVFIEDYTLFDFLLSTPLQEDEIRETIARLDSSGKLLTLEAVLVDRKPHARHIESLAAESGASESAGERGNQIAADQSVNSESTENVQALRLIGELVTGQSQLQHLLARLQESDLGRDIDQIITQASGNWTGSRDSIHVLLAEHQMALEHLAQIHIQNSTLLTQLQEETLTQRVRSAALLLQPLHAYVGTLSGHSHRNVELEISGEEENLDFSLFDRLKPLIRHLLDFIIWHSIELPEQRKAVNKPEHGRIKLTLSTHEGHVNLQLEDDGKGIDFNEIAERTQNSKPTLNLVLSENYGRIGDNDNYEGHDLGATRLELRRQGGDLRIAGSQLGGLRFNLTLPLATVVLDGMVIRVGEVRYIVPIQAIQRIVRAGSKELTQVSANEGDYLLCMENEKVLPIQFLRRNGHGQNEDGKVQLTALLHNREKSSADELKYLFVVVGGHGQSTALAVDELIGQQQVLIRPLEGYLSSIRGATGCALLGSGDVGIVLDMSLLLEQATAAMAEA
- a CDS encoding DsrE family protein, whose protein sequence is MAAVKQFCFVIRHAPDDDFRAGELLDMALTTAAFDQIATVVFMDEGVLHLLPGRNSRSNVVQMLAAFDLYDLAPPWVETESLSARGATAADLPVPVRFIDKDELSRLLARQQVLVAG
- the tusD gene encoding sulfurtransferase complex subunit TusD — protein: MKFAIQVNAGPDSPASLSALRFVEAALRAGHEVARVFFYHDGVYCASAPDDWSRLALEKRIDLVVCVSAAYRRAVIHTDEADGPLAGRSLPEGFRLGGLGMWMDACLQADRFIAFDD
- a CDS encoding beta-barrel assembly-enhancing protease translates to MSTRSKLTATLLIVAQLTLYGQTTAAAVNQYVSRNAPLDLRSSDITGQASPVENRAADDNSREMHLPEIGDPSGTLLSTHEEIELGAAFFRSLHGQIHINEDPETTDYIQRIGQKLSANSADPEHAYHFFVVMEPNINAFAGPGGYIGVNSGLILTTEAESELASVLAHEIAHVTQRHLYQAYQAASRLSLPMAAAMLAGILIGAKTGNAQAGEAAIIAAQAANQQFQINFTRDNEAEADRVGMQNLSKSEFDPRAMPVFFERMQQATRFAGNALPEFLMTHPVTVSRISDTRGRAEKYAYRQYEDSFVYQIIKAKLRVLSATDPFEVEKYFRTTNNHGTLQQQDVTRYGLALSLQAQKKYDEARPLLQKLVIQHPDQPHFVNALARLETDAHRYPEALKHYDMALERFPENRGIVFNYVRLLLLMQKPLEARNLLNAHSATLAPSTEFYELLAECYGELHNDAESHRYLAEYYYLNGQTHTAIKQMKLARQHAGNNFYINAVIDERLQALQKEEQESKEK
- a CDS encoding DsrH/TusB family sulfur metabolism protein, yielding MSTLHLLSQPQALEACLSRAEEGDVVLILGAGALVCRHPEKCATRINLQWRVMRDALEMHGITEARLPHSLQCIDYAAFVDLAAAASRCLSWF
- a CDS encoding TusE/DsrC/DsvC family sulfur relay protein, translating into MLQVNDKHLETTASGFLLDATQWDESVAGTLAQQAGIRLEAAHWEVIYHLRAYYDQFNHLPNARMFVKLMQKCMGDEKGNSVYLHRLFPESAVRTACLIAGLPKPPGCI